A single genomic interval of Calypte anna isolate BGI_N300 chromosome 3, bCalAnn1_v1.p, whole genome shotgun sequence harbors:
- the GDF7 gene encoding growth/differentiation factor 7, which yields MRLRAAAAALCLCLLGACRLRRGLEAAAVRGPSAAAPQRPSAAAPSSASSASSSSSAAAASPFSSPPRRDGALRNGTVVPHHYMVALYQRLAARRAPGRRADTVTGFAERERSDASPSAPEQRYLFDISSLSETEEVTGAELRVLRALPENRSLVLSPEGTFHHLLLSTCPSLGGEEPRLLDSRAADSLDAGSSRWEVFDVWEALRDRRERSSSGKLLCFQLKIVSDQSGRLLPPRQLGFSKPRPQPHERALLVAFSRTQRKENLFKEIRDKIKALGTPPFLEPPDPGQEANPKRRKRRTTIAARSGGRGHGKKAKTRCSRKPLHVNFKELGWDDWIIAPLDYEAYHCEGVCDFPLRSHLEPTNHAIIQTLMNSMDPESTPPSCCVPSKLSPISILYIDSGNNVVYKQYEDMVVETCGCR from the exons ATGCGCCtccgcgccgccgccgctgctctctgcctctgcctgctgggCGCCTGCCGCCTCCGCCGCGGGCTGGAGGCCGCCGCCGTGCGCGGCCCGTCGGCGGCCGCTCCCCAGCGACCCTCGGCAGCCGCGCCTTCCTCCgcctcctccgcctcctcctcctcctctgccgccgccgcctcccccttctcctccccgcCGCGGAGGGACGGGGCTCTCCGCAACGGCACCGTAGTGCCGCACCACTACATGGTGGCCCTCTACCAGCGCCTGGCCGCCCGCCGCGCTCCCGGCCGCCGCGCCGACACGGTGACGGGCTTCGCGGAGCGGGAGCGCAGCG ATGCCTCCCCGTCCGCCCCCGAACAGCGATACCTCTTTGACATCTCCAGCCTGAGCGAGACAGAGGAGGTGACGGGTGCGGAGCTGCGGGTCCTGCGTGCCCTCCCCGAAAACCGGAGCTTGGTCCTGTCCCCTGAAGGCACGTTCCACCACCTCCTTCTCTCCACCTGCCCAAGCCTGGGCGGCGAGGAGCCGCGGCTGCTGGactccagggctgcagacagTTTGGACGCGGGCTCCTCCAGGTGGGAGGTGTTTGATGTTTGGGAAGCCCTGCGGGATCGGAGGGAGAGATCTTCGTCGGGaaagctgctctgcttccagctgAAGATCGTCTCGGATCAGTCAGGGCGGCTCCTGCCGCCCCGGCAGCTGGGGTTCAGCAAGCCCCGGCCACAGCCCCACGAGCGAGCCCTGCTCGTGGCCTTTTCCCGCACCCAGAGGAAGGAGAATCTTTTCAAGGAGATCCGGGATAAGATCAAAGCCCTGGGCACCCCACCCTTCCTGGAGCCCCCCGATCCGGGCCAGGAGGCAAACCCCAAGCGGAGGAAGAGACGGACAACCATCGCTGCCCGCTCTGGGGGCAGAGGCCACGGGAAGAAGGCAAAGACCCGCTGCAGCAGGAAGCCCCTGCATGTGAACTTcaaggagctgggctgggacgACTGGATAATTGCCCCCCTGGATTACGAGGCATATCACTGCGAGGGGGTCTGTGACTTCCCCCTCCGCTCCCACCTAGAGCCCACCAACCATGCCATCATCCAGACCCTGATGAACTCCATGGACCCAGAGTCTAcacctcccagctgctgtgTGCCCTCCAAGCTCAGCCCCATCAGCATCCTCTACATAGACTCTGGGAACAATGTGGTTTACAAACAGTACGAGGACATGGTCGTGGAGACGTGTGGCTGCAGGTAG